CTCGCTGAGGTCTTGGGCAGCAGGTTCAGGACGTTACCGTTCTGTGAGAGGTGGCTGAAGGACATATACCCTGACTTAACGCGGCTGAGGACTCTCCTCCAGGACATGGTCAGGAAGTCCGCGCTGGTCAGCTACCCAGTCCTGAGGGAGGTAAGTGGCAGGCCCGTGAGTCAGTTCGAGGAGACGGTCGTAGTGTGGGGAGGGGATGTAATAGTGACGACCAACCCTGGGTTAAGTATATAAATGTCTTTATAATGTCTTAAGGCTTAGGTTTAATGAGGAAGAGGTGGGTGTGGTAGGAAGATGGACGGTGTTCAGGACTGGACCTCAATGTTGATAGCCATTCTAATTCTGTCTTCATTCGTACTCAACTTCACAGATATACCTCAGAAGATTCAGTTCACGCGCTACTCCTCAGTCGTTAGGAGGAAGCTGATGGAACTCATGGAGTTCGAGGAGGAGGGGAGGAGGAAGTCCATAAAGTTCCTGAAGGACATGAACCTTCAGAACCCGAAGGAACTCATAGACAACTACGTCGATAATTTCTTCCTGATATCTCCTGTGGAGAAGGAGCCTACGGACATCATAATGAGGCTGAAGCACTTACTGAGGACTCGCGACGAATCCGTCAAGAGGTACGTGATGGACAGAGTGCCTGAAGCGCCTGAGGTGACTAGGCAGAGGATCGAGGTCCTGCTGGAGATCAACTCGGTGCTGTCCTACATAAACAAAGTCGTCAAGCACTACTACAACCTAGGCGTGAAGTTCAACGACTGGATAATGATGATGCAGCTGGCGTTGCAGATAAACCAGATAGCCAGGCTGGCTAAGGCCTACAAGGACGCGATAGACTCGTTTGGCCTGGGTGCCCCCATAGGCGACGGGGCTGGCGCCCTCGCAGCGCGAATGCTTACAGGCAACGGCTCGAGCCCGGTCGAGGTAGCTACCGAGACCGTCCTCTACGAGACCTCACTAGAGGGGAGGAGGCTCTACGTGATTAAAGCGAAAGGCCCCGGACCCACTGTCGGATGGCCGGGCGAGGCCCTCGAGAAACTTATTGAGAGCCAGGGATGCAGGGTTGCTAGAATAATAACCGTCGACGCCGCCCTGAAGTTGGAGAGTGAAAGGAGCGGTGAAGTGGCATACGGCGTGGGTGCGGCTATAGGAGATCTAGGCCCTGAAAAGATAGCCATGGAGAGGATTGCCTCCAAATGCTCTGTACCTCTAGACGCTGTGGTCGTTAAGATGAGTAACGAGGAGGCGATAAACACTATGACGAAGCAGGTGTACGACGGTGTGGTTAAGGCTGTCGAGGTGGTCAAGAACATAATACTCAGCAAGACGAGGGAGGGCGAGGCGGTCGTTGTGGTGGGCGTGGGCAACACGCTCGGTGTAGAGTGAGGTGGTCTGGCGTGCCGCTAGCTATAGACCCGATCTACATCCTCCTCATAGCTGTTGTCGTGTTCCTGGCCTCCTACCTGGCGATTACGTATCTGAGGGAGGCATCATCCCAGAAGAAGGAGGAGAGAGGCAGGGTGATCACAGTAAGCAAGTGTCTCAGCTGCGGCCACACAGTCTCAACAGACTACGGTAAGGACGACTACGTGGGGAGGAAGAGCGGTAAGTGCCCCAAGTGCGGAGGGGACATGGGCGTCGTAGCCATATACATGGAGATGCCGGCGCAA
This portion of the Zestosphaera sp. genome encodes:
- a CDS encoding DUF1512 domain-containing protein; protein product: MDGVQDWTSMLIAILILSSFVLNFTDIPQKIQFTRYSSVVRRKLMELMEFEEEGRRKSIKFLKDMNLQNPKELIDNYVDNFFLISPVEKEPTDIIMRLKHLLRTRDESVKRYVMDRVPEAPEVTRQRIEVLLEINSVLSYINKVVKHYYNLGVKFNDWIMMMQLALQINQIARLAKAYKDAIDSFGLGAPIGDGAGALAARMLTGNGSSPVEVATETVLYETSLEGRRLYVIKAKGPGPTVGWPGEALEKLIESQGCRVARIITVDAALKLESERSGEVAYGVGAAIGDLGPEKIAMERIASKCSVPLDAVVVKMSNEEAINTMTKQVYDGVVKAVEVVKNIILSKTREGEAVVVVGVGNTLGVE